A portion of the Pan troglodytes isolate AG18354 chromosome 10, NHGRI_mPanTro3-v2.0_pri, whole genome shotgun sequence genome contains these proteins:
- the LOC134806917 gene encoding SPRY domain-containing SOCS box protein 2 isoform X1 translates to MGQTALAGGSSSTPTPQALYPDLSCPEGLEELLSAPPPDLGAQRRHGWNPKDCSENIEVKEGGLYFERRPVAQSTDGARGKRGYSRGLHAWEISWPLEQRGTHAVVGVATALAPLQTDHYAALLGSNSESWGWDIGRGKLYHQSKGPGAPQYPAGTQGEQLEVPERLLVVLDMEEGTLGYAIGGTYLGPAFRGLKGRTLYPAVSAVWGQCQVRIRYLGERRGEAWGRRGENFLSLVAVVWDGNSSDKSRGDGPSSSLPQPLFSAGKG, encoded by the coding sequence ATGGGCCAGACAGCCCTGGCGGGGGGCAGCagcagcacccccaccccacaggccCTGTACCCTGACCTCTCCTGTCCCGAGGGCTTGGAAGAGCTGCTGTCTGCACCCCCTCCTGACCTGGGGGCCCAGCGGCGCCACGGTTGGAACCCCAAAGACTGTTCAGAGAACATCGAGGTCAAGGAAGGAGGGTTGTACTTTGAGCGGCGGCCCGTGGCCCAGAGCACAGATGGGGCCCGGGGTAAGAGGGGCTATTCAAGGGGCCTGCACGCCTGGGAGATCAGCTGGCCCCTAGAGCAGAGGGGCACGCATGCCGTGGTGGGCGTGGCCACGGCCCTCGCCCCGCTGCAGACTGACCACTACGCGGCGCTGCTGGGCAGCAACAGCGAGTCGTGGGGCTGGGACATCGGGCGGGGGAAGCTGTACCATCAGAGCAAGGGGCCCGGAGCCCCCCAGTATCCAGCGGGAACTCAGGGTGAGCAGCTGGAGGTGCCAGAGAGACTGCTGGTGGTTCTGGACATGGAGGAGGGAACTCTGGGCTACGCTATTGGGGGCACCTACCTGGGGCCAGCATTCCGCGGACTGAAGGGCAGGACCCTCTATCCGGCAGTAAGCGCTGTCTGGGGCCAGTGCCAGGTCCGCATCCGCTACCTGGGCGAAAGGAGAGGTGAGGCCTGGGGCAGACGTGGGGAGAACTTTCTGTCCCTGGTGGCAGTGGTTTGGGATGGAAACTCTTCTGACAAGAGCAGAGGGGATGGACCTTCATCcagcctgcctcaacctctgttCAGTGCTGGGAAAGGCTAG